A stretch of DNA from Candidatus Methylomirabilis sp.:
ACGGGAGCCTCTCCTCCACGGAGATGGCGTGCAGGGGAACCTCACAGAGGTTGGCCAGGGCGATGCCAGCCCGCAGGGCCTTCTTGGATCCCTCGGAGCCGTCGTAGGCCACCAGGATTTTCTGGAACATGGCTCCCTCCCCGGGCCGCCTCACCGGCCCCCCAATTCAGCGACCCCTGCCGGGGCCGGCTCAGGCTCGGGGCTCACCGCGGAATTCTCATGCACGGGTGGCCGGGGCGGCTCGAACCACCGCTGGGCAATGAAGGTGGGGATGATCGCGCTCAGGACCACAACCGTGACCAGGACGGAGAACTGGGCCGAGGTGATGTAGCCCGCTTGCAGGCCGAACAGCGAAGCGATGGTCCCGAAGGTGAGGCCGGTGCTCATCAGCAGCGTGGTGTACATTGCCTCGGCCGGGACATAGCGGCGGGCGACGGGATAGACCCCGAGAAACTTTGTGGTCTGCTTGACGGCAAGCAGGAGGACCAGCAGTCCCAGGTTGGTCCAGACCTCGCCCAGCGAGACGCTCATGCCGGACTTCAGGAAGAAGAAGGGGGTCAGGAGGGCGAAGGCAACGACCCGGAACCGGCGCTGGGTCTCCCGGTTCGCGTTGAAGATCCGGGCGACGGCCAGCCCCAGGATGAAGGCCGGGAGCACCGCATGGCTCTCGGCCAGGTGGGCGAAGAACATGAGGACGAGCAGGGCGGCCAGGGCCCCCTTGATCTCGGGCTCGATGACCCGGTTCCCGTACCGGGGGAAGAACCATGGGTGGAGGCGGGGCATGGCCCAGATGATCACGGCCGAGCCGAGGATGAAGGGGAACAGC
This window harbors:
- a CDS encoding cation:proton antiporter → MEQAWIAMVVGLLVLLASMASVELGISVALIEISLGVAAGNFLGLSGTPWMDFLAGLAGIVLTFLAGAEVDPDLLRERLKESVLIGGLSFLLPFAGAAAVCYYALGWSANAALIAGTALSTTSLAVVYAVLVETGLTETTIGKMIMASTFVTDFGTALALSLLFLRPTWWLFPFILGSAVIIWAMPRLHPWFFPRYGNRVIEPEIKGALAALLVLMFFAHLAESHAVLPAFILGLAVARIFNANRETQRRFRVVAFALLTPFFFLKSGMSVSLGEVWTNLGLLVLLLAVKQTTKFLGVYPVARRYVPAEAMYTTLLMSTGLTFGTIASLFGLQAGYITSAQFSVLVTVVVLSAIIPTFIAQRWFEPPRPPVHENSAVSPEPEPAPAGVAELGGR